Proteins from a genomic interval of Oceanispirochaeta crateris:
- a CDS encoding sensor histidine kinase — translation MHFQIKSLLIFFLVIAPLFSQEQNLKELGALETYADEDSFIYDLMDLPESKWYTHAKNPSREKGTHLWLKVKLNNVFHETDSYLTEHKGVGFWESFLVKDGFLVQRSRVDWTLPDSSIHKTQYRGFTYSPVTQFAREDYTLYIHIHSRYVSHYQFFLRSYENFLRKQQSWTLIQGMGMGFLMVILLLSIILIINMRYRINWLFLMLVLSSSLNTLFMTGLGPSLIGRLRTGGTPLFWYSLLGLFNPAVILFLKSFLKLSGYKKIDHCYFSILLYLSLFLSFLPLLVPSHLVFFIVNLQSLISYVFIGGGLLWLILRKRGVAQWLLYGWLLFTLVTASGYLLSRLDDSWIMAPIIFYLLGLAFLVMFFGAAMIQDMVEKRKSETSLRISAETTAMDAIEQMSENERMADLGRLVASVTHELGTPLGVGVTLSTSIVSTTKKISNLYTTGDLSEDDFNNYISDTIESSDLIFRNMEQARILINGFKQVASDQAVPDIRTINLNEYLEMLIKGLNLGIKKTGCTIEMYLSRDLMITSIPGIISQVLTNLINNALIHGLKDFPGGVITIKGLKVKNFIHLSVCDKGRGIPLHIQNHIFDVYFTTRKGAGGTGLGLAIVKSLVEEKLKGSISFESSPGAGTVFTLILPESISAS, via the coding sequence ATGCATTTCCAGATTAAGAGTCTTCTTATTTTCTTTCTGGTGATAGCTCCCCTCTTTTCTCAGGAACAGAATTTAAAAGAGCTTGGCGCTTTGGAAACATATGCTGATGAGGATTCATTCATCTATGACCTTATGGATCTTCCAGAATCAAAATGGTACACACATGCCAAAAACCCCTCCAGAGAGAAAGGAACCCATCTTTGGCTAAAGGTGAAACTAAATAATGTCTTTCATGAGACAGATTCTTATTTAACAGAACATAAAGGCGTTGGATTTTGGGAGTCTTTTCTTGTGAAAGATGGGTTTCTTGTCCAACGTTCTCGTGTTGATTGGACCCTCCCGGATAGTTCTATTCATAAGACCCAGTACCGGGGGTTTACTTATAGTCCTGTCACGCAGTTTGCCCGGGAGGATTATACTCTCTACATCCATATTCACTCACGCTATGTGTCTCATTATCAATTTTTTCTTAGAAGCTATGAAAACTTTTTGAGGAAACAGCAATCCTGGACACTGATTCAGGGGATGGGCATGGGGTTCCTCATGGTCATTCTTCTTCTCTCAATCATTTTGATTATAAATATGAGATACCGCATTAATTGGCTGTTTCTCATGCTTGTTCTCTCATCAAGTTTAAACACTCTCTTTATGACAGGCTTGGGGCCTTCTCTTATTGGCCGGTTAAGAACGGGAGGGACACCGCTTTTCTGGTATTCTCTTTTAGGCCTGTTTAACCCCGCTGTTATCCTTTTTTTGAAATCATTTTTAAAGTTGTCTGGATATAAAAAAATTGACCACTGTTATTTTTCTATCCTTCTATATCTGTCACTTTTTCTATCATTCCTTCCATTGTTGGTCCCGTCTCATCTTGTCTTCTTCATTGTGAATCTTCAGAGCCTCATTTCCTATGTATTTATCGGGGGTGGACTTCTTTGGCTGATCTTGAGAAAAAGAGGCGTTGCACAATGGTTGCTCTATGGATGGCTTCTTTTTACTTTGGTGACCGCTTCAGGGTATCTTTTATCCCGGCTTGATGATAGTTGGATCATGGCTCCTATTATCTTTTATCTATTGGGACTGGCCTTTCTTGTTATGTTTTTTGGTGCAGCCATGATTCAGGATATGGTAGAAAAAAGAAAGAGCGAGACCTCTTTGAGGATTTCTGCCGAAACTACGGCCATGGACGCCATAGAACAGATGAGTGAAAATGAAAGGATGGCTGACCTTGGCCGACTGGTTGCCTCGGTGACCCATGAGCTGGGAACACCTTTGGGTGTTGGTGTCACTCTTTCTACAAGCATTGTATCTACAACTAAGAAAATTTCAAACTTGTACACAACAGGTGATTTGTCTGAGGACGATTTTAATAATTATATTTCGGATACAATAGAGTCTTCGGATCTTATATTCAGAAATATGGAGCAGGCTCGAATTCTAATCAATGGTTTCAAGCAGGTTGCTTCTGATCAGGCTGTTCCTGATATCAGAACCATAAATCTCAATGAATATTTGGAGATGCTCATAAAAGGCCTTAATTTGGGGATAAAAAAGACAGGCTGCACCATTGAGATGTACTTGAGCCGAGACCTTATGATCACCAGCATTCCGGGTATTATCTCCCAAGTTTTGACGAATCTGATCAATAATGCCTTGATCCACGGCCTAAAAGACTTTCCTGGGGGAGTTATCACTATCAAAGGATTAAAGGTGAAAAACTTCATCCATCTCAGTGTTTGCGATAAAGGAAGAGGAATCCCCCTTCATATACAGAATCATATCTTTGATGTATATTTTACAACTAGAAAGGGAGCAGGTGGAACTGGTCTGGGTTTGGCAATCGTCAAGTCCCTGGTTGAGGAAAAATTGAAAGGTTCTATTTCGTTTGAAAGTTCTCCCGGGGCCGGCACAGTCTTCACTCTAATTCTTCCCGAAAGTATTTCAGCATCTTAA
- a CDS encoding TIGR03545 family protein has protein sequence MGKNKTPKLFRKKFKLKKWKKLLKQIHIPSDRKMVEELFELQNDRMVIQEDISKEIQKKLKPLAKSIKKNKGMVTKWKGIILLVLTGLILIFTFFFKNMLIEKGLEMSLEKIFQADVDVITPRFSLFKGEFSIQGISVQDKDSPEKNLFETGPTSLSINIPELTRNRFRIETMILEDFQMNSSRESDILEVTPTESEGSKPMVNLTGLTDMTDDPTGQIKALIEEQKENLKTLHFIDSAERDLDEFTAKWETEFKDSREEIEEFISKYSNIRQQSLPRITNLEEGKDLITEYEGYYDEIQNKRDEIVALQKKFQQEKERLLDYKSEIEGLIQEDLAYLEGLLVLPGRNEMKDFVSDKIKEILMQRFQGYYDKAMKIMPYYEQYKENQEENAPAKVETKRLSGRTVLFPSPDSPKFLIETIDLSGGDDYSGYFSMNITGISSEPEKWPDPVRLSSQWDSDNLDMSLQGFIDLKESAQELFHFTFDSPDNPISWIDGIPELAVESTHAQLSYLGSSYPLPEEKGIVVSLDMDFSEIEIQKGDQDAIMAKVLDETIQEIQEFIVTAELHITEKGIQSIDVKSDLDNILKSRLGELLKDLPQQGVEELETVLRDMIRENLLASDKVNETLDNLNIDSLEQLNSLDDLKNQIKAVEDQAKGQTEALLKEYEDQARAEAAKLQAEADQKKKEAEAAAEAEKKKAEAEAEAKAKAEAEKLKDSIKIPGF, from the coding sequence ATGGGTAAAAATAAAACACCAAAACTATTCAGAAAAAAGTTCAAACTTAAAAAATGGAAGAAGTTGCTGAAGCAAATCCATATTCCTTCTGACCGCAAGATGGTCGAAGAATTATTTGAACTTCAGAATGATCGCATGGTTATTCAAGAAGATATTTCCAAAGAGATTCAGAAGAAGCTCAAACCTCTGGCCAAATCAATAAAGAAAAATAAAGGGATGGTCACAAAATGGAAGGGGATAATCCTTCTTGTACTGACAGGTTTAATTTTGATTTTTACCTTCTTCTTTAAGAATATGCTTATTGAAAAAGGTCTTGAAATGTCCTTGGAAAAGATTTTCCAGGCAGATGTAGATGTGATAACTCCCCGATTCTCACTGTTCAAGGGAGAGTTCAGTATACAGGGGATCTCTGTACAGGATAAGGACAGCCCAGAAAAGAACCTCTTTGAGACTGGGCCTACATCCTTGTCGATAAACATTCCAGAATTAACACGCAACAGGTTTAGAATTGAAACAATGATATTGGAAGACTTTCAAATGAACTCTTCCCGTGAGTCCGATATTCTGGAGGTAACTCCAACAGAATCTGAAGGCTCAAAACCTATGGTCAATCTCACCGGTTTGACTGATATGACGGATGACCCCACCGGACAGATCAAAGCCTTGATAGAAGAACAGAAAGAGAACCTGAAGACTCTGCATTTTATTGATAGTGCAGAGAGGGACCTGGATGAATTTACAGCAAAATGGGAAACAGAGTTTAAAGATTCCCGGGAAGAGATTGAAGAGTTTATAAGCAAATACTCAAATATAAGACAACAATCTCTTCCGAGAATAACAAACCTAGAAGAGGGAAAGGATCTCATCACAGAGTATGAGGGCTACTATGATGAAATCCAAAACAAGAGGGATGAGATAGTTGCTCTTCAGAAAAAGTTTCAACAGGAAAAAGAGAGACTGTTAGATTACAAGAGTGAAATAGAAGGCTTGATCCAGGAAGATTTGGCATACCTTGAAGGTCTTCTTGTGCTCCCCGGCCGGAATGAGATGAAGGATTTTGTATCTGATAAGATCAAAGAGATCCTCATGCAACGCTTTCAAGGCTATTATGACAAAGCCATGAAAATAATGCCTTATTATGAACAATACAAAGAGAATCAAGAAGAAAATGCCCCAGCAAAGGTTGAAACCAAACGTCTTTCAGGGAGGACAGTCTTGTTTCCTTCTCCCGATTCACCAAAATTTTTAATTGAGACAATCGACCTCAGCGGAGGGGACGATTACAGCGGTTACTTTTCCATGAATATAACTGGTATTTCCTCAGAACCGGAAAAATGGCCCGATCCGGTAAGGCTGTCCAGCCAATGGGATAGCGACAACCTGGACATGAGCCTCCAGGGATTTATAGATCTGAAAGAAAGTGCTCAGGAGTTATTCCACTTTACTTTTGACTCACCCGACAATCCTATTTCCTGGATAGACGGAATTCCCGAATTAGCTGTGGAATCGACTCATGCTCAACTGAGTTATCTTGGCAGCAGCTATCCATTGCCCGAAGAAAAGGGCATCGTGGTTTCTTTGGATATGGATTTCTCAGAAATAGAAATTCAAAAAGGAGATCAAGACGCGATAATGGCAAAGGTTTTAGATGAAACCATTCAGGAAATTCAAGAGTTCATTGTTACGGCAGAACTACACATCACAGAAAAGGGCATCCAATCGATTGATGTCAAAAGCGATCTAGACAATATCTTAAAAAGCCGTCTGGGAGAACTTCTTAAGGATCTGCCACAACAGGGAGTAGAAGAGCTGGAAACGGTTCTAAGAGATATGATAAGAGAGAACCTTCTTGCCTCGGATAAGGTGAATGAAACTCTGGATAACCTGAACATAGATTCCCTGGAACAATTGAATAGCCTCGATGATTTGAAAAACCAGATCAAGGCGGTTGAAGATCAGGCAAAAGGTCAAACAGAGGCCTTACTAAAGGAATATGAAGATCAGGCACGGGCCGAAGCGGCTAAGTTACAAGCCGAGGCAGATCAAAAAAAGAAAGAAGCTGAAGCTGCTGCGGAAGCTGAAAAAAAGAAAGCGGAGGCGGAAGCTGAGGCAAAAGCGAAAGCTGAGGCTGAGAAGCTGAAAGACTCTATCAAGATACCTGGGTTTTAA
- a CDS encoding transposase, with amino-acid sequence MAKYKDYSYEQTLMIPVSFEKQVLPGTFEYTLCHLIDHQIDLSIFANRYENDYTDAPAYDPAILLKIILYAYSKGINSSRKIAQLCNENIVCMALAADRRPHFTTIADFISTRHTECAELFTMIISVCYTQGLIGKNMFAIDGCKISSNCSKEWSGTKAELLAKTKKIERSVNYLVAKHKSTDTSWDDQKQREKEEKAIKKLKAQSDKIFDFLESNVERMGSQKKPIKSNIIDNESAKMSTGHGVLQGYNGIAAVDDKNQLIVWAEAFGDINESGHLPEILEGIDKTCKKANIDDDIYETVTITADTGFHNKKNMDLIHDKKIDAYIPDNQFRKRNVTFQDAGKYKKKVQNWKPEKGKHYFSPEDFFMDTVTNKLICPAGHPMWLKSPNFKSSDGRYVGQSYQGYIHLCKDCALRSKCIRKKSTKARQVAILKEVPDGKGNIPVEVMKNKIDTPYGRSIYSKRMSTVEPVFGHIAGIKKLNRFTLRGKQKVNTQWLLYCMVHNIGKIKIECV; translated from the coding sequence ATGGCAAAGTATAAAGATTATTCTTATGAGCAAACCCTAATGATTCCAGTCAGCTTTGAGAAGCAAGTTTTACCAGGTACTTTTGAATACACACTTTGTCATTTAATTGATCACCAGATTGACCTTTCCATATTTGCCAACCGGTATGAAAATGATTATACCGATGCTCCGGCATATGATCCTGCCATACTGCTGAAAATCATACTTTACGCCTATTCCAAAGGCATTAACAGCAGTAGAAAGATAGCCCAGTTATGTAATGAAAACATCGTCTGTATGGCCCTGGCCGCAGATAGAAGACCCCACTTCACAACCATTGCCGATTTCATTTCAACGAGACATACAGAATGTGCTGAACTGTTCACCATGATTATCTCAGTCTGCTACACCCAGGGACTGATAGGAAAGAATATGTTTGCCATAGACGGTTGTAAGATCTCTTCAAACTGCTCCAAGGAGTGGAGCGGAACTAAGGCAGAACTACTGGCAAAAACAAAGAAAATAGAGAGATCAGTAAACTATCTTGTAGCCAAGCATAAGAGTACAGACACAAGTTGGGATGATCAGAAACAAAGGGAAAAAGAAGAGAAGGCTATTAAGAAACTGAAGGCACAGTCTGATAAAATCTTTGACTTTCTGGAGTCAAACGTAGAGCGTATGGGAAGTCAGAAAAAACCAATTAAAAGTAATATTATTGATAATGAAAGCGCTAAAATGTCTACAGGTCATGGCGTTCTCCAGGGGTATAACGGTATTGCCGCGGTGGATGATAAGAATCAGCTCATTGTCTGGGCAGAAGCTTTTGGGGACATCAATGAATCAGGACACCTCCCTGAAATACTGGAAGGAATTGATAAAACCTGTAAGAAAGCAAATATAGATGACGATATTTACGAGACTGTGACTATAACAGCGGATACTGGTTTTCATAACAAGAAGAACATGGATTTGATCCATGATAAAAAGATCGATGCCTATATCCCTGACAATCAGTTTAGGAAAAGAAATGTGACTTTCCAGGATGCCGGGAAATACAAAAAGAAGGTGCAGAACTGGAAACCGGAAAAGGGAAAGCATTACTTCAGTCCTGAAGACTTCTTCATGGATACAGTTACAAACAAGCTCATATGTCCAGCAGGGCATCCCATGTGGTTGAAATCACCCAACTTTAAAAGTAGTGATGGACGGTATGTTGGTCAGTCTTATCAGGGATATATTCATTTATGTAAAGACTGTGCTCTGCGCTCTAAATGCATCCGAAAAAAGAGTACGAAAGCCAGACAGGTTGCTATCCTGAAAGAGGTTCCTGATGGCAAAGGAAACATCCCTGTTGAAGTTATGAAAAACAAGATTGATACACCTTATGGTCGTTCTATTTATTCCAAGAGAATGAGTACGGTTGAACCGGTATTCGGTCATATTGCAGGTATCAAGAAACTAAATAGATTTACCCTGCGTGGAAAGCAGAAGGTGAACACTCAATGGCTGCTGTATTGTATGGTGCACAATATTGGAAAAATTAAGATTGAATGTGTATAG
- a CDS encoding TIGR03546 family protein yields the protein MISFIAKILVSLNSNSRPGELSSGIAFGFTLALIPGGNLLWVAVFAIAFLIKHHLGAMLLSILLFKPLAPLLDPLLHMTGEFILTLPSLRGLFTTLYNLPLLPWFRINNTVVLGALVWSLILWLPIFIVFRLLVVLYRNKVASKLANSKLIKAFKKVPLVSKISSTYRKFNFLT from the coding sequence ATGATCTCATTCATTGCGAAGATATTGGTATCCTTGAATAGCAATAGCAGGCCAGGAGAACTGAGCTCCGGCATTGCCTTCGGTTTCACTTTAGCCCTGATTCCAGGAGGCAACCTCCTTTGGGTCGCGGTTTTTGCAATCGCCTTCCTGATCAAACATCATCTGGGAGCCATGCTTTTGAGTATCCTCCTATTCAAGCCTCTTGCTCCTCTCTTGGATCCTCTTTTACACATGACAGGAGAGTTCATTTTAACACTTCCTTCACTGAGAGGGTTATTCACAACCCTATATAATCTCCCTCTTCTCCCCTGGTTTCGCATCAATAACACGGTTGTCCTGGGAGCCCTGGTATGGAGTCTGATCCTTTGGCTGCCAATATTCATTGTCTTCAGACTACTCGTTGTCCTTTACAGAAATAAGGTTGCCTCTAAACTGGCAAATTCCAAACTGATTAAAGCCTTTAAAAAAGTACCACTAGTATCTAAAATCAGTTCGACCTACCGAAAATTCAATTTTCTGACATAG
- a CDS encoding GNAT family N-acetyltransferase produces MNTSLSNQINLREITPGNWREISKLQVHENQKEWVAEPTYYLCLCNYGKLWNPKAIYLEDTIVGFLMWAFDESDNSYWIGGITIDKNHQKKGYGRTAIIEIIEELKNTKNATCFALSFAPDNPASKLYKSIGFVENGEYEDDEIVARLKS; encoded by the coding sequence ATGAATACTTCATTATCAAATCAAATAAATTTACGGGAAATTACCCCTGGAAACTGGCGGGAAATTTCAAAGTTACAAGTACATGAAAATCAAAAAGAATGGGTTGCAGAGCCAACATATTATCTTTGCTTGTGTAATTATGGCAAATTATGGAACCCTAAAGCCATATATTTAGAAGACACAATAGTAGGATTTCTAATGTGGGCTTTCGATGAAAGTGATAATAGCTATTGGATTGGGGGAATTACCATTGATAAAAACCATCAGAAGAAAGGTTATGGAAGAACAGCTATAATCGAAATTATTGAAGAACTGAAGAATACAAAGAATGCTACGTGCTTTGCTCTCTCATTTGCTCCGGATAACCCGGCTTCTAAACTATATAAAAGTATTGGATTTGTTGAAAACGGCGAATATGAAGATGATGAAATTGTTGCAAGACTAAAATCATGA
- a CDS encoding helix-turn-helix domain-containing protein codes for MEHLFLFFFIISFAVMAGSLFLGVLYYYKEKALWKFKGCLFLGFILFLFFTSGIRFYFSEIAGWDDSFLRMFLRVIYVLGYSLLIYYLQATINYILSRPWTRERLIWILTASISYFIAGVFLLIKGLSPVWNLPLGIFFFTAFIFVLIDALHSLPLIRDQRGRVSVTLLFAGTFLFLPLLLVVRMIGSLFFPETDSEVLLFPVQTLYFLWLAVVLVQFLMNRILTSDLVPLPLSEKPASFFENKGITSREIEIILLLEKGLTYKEIGRDLFISANTVSNHVASIYKKTGQRSRVEMLNSLRGES; via the coding sequence ATGGAACATTTGTTTTTATTCTTTTTTATCATATCCTTCGCAGTCATGGCGGGATCTCTTTTTTTGGGAGTTTTGTATTATTATAAAGAAAAAGCTCTCTGGAAATTCAAAGGATGTCTATTTCTCGGGTTTATTTTATTCTTATTTTTCACTTCAGGTATCAGGTTCTATTTTTCAGAGATCGCTGGATGGGATGACAGTTTTCTACGCATGTTTCTGAGGGTCATTTATGTTTTGGGATATTCTCTTCTAATCTATTATCTGCAGGCAACGATAAATTATATATTGTCCCGTCCCTGGACCCGTGAGCGTTTGATTTGGATTCTTACAGCTTCAATATCCTACTTTATTGCAGGAGTCTTTTTGTTGATTAAGGGGCTTTCTCCTGTCTGGAATTTGCCTTTAGGAATCTTCTTTTTTACAGCTTTTATATTTGTGCTCATAGATGCTCTTCATTCCCTTCCCTTAATACGTGATCAAAGAGGCCGCGTTTCTGTTACACTTCTTTTTGCGGGGACATTCCTGTTTTTGCCGCTTCTTCTGGTTGTCCGCATGATTGGTTCTCTTTTTTTTCCAGAAACGGATAGTGAAGTTCTACTGTTTCCTGTTCAGACACTGTATTTTCTGTGGTTAGCAGTTGTTCTTGTTCAGTTTTTAATGAACCGTATCCTCACATCGGATCTTGTCCCTCTACCGTTAAGTGAAAAACCCGCATCCTTTTTTGAAAATAAGGGAATTACTAGCCGTGAAATTGAGATCATTCTGTTACTTGAAAAAGGACTTACCTATAAGGAAATTGGCCGAGACTTATTTATTTCGGCCAATACCGTAAGCAATCATGTTGCCAGCATATACAAGAAAACAGGTCAGAGGTCCAGAGTTGAAATGCTGAATTCCCTCAGAGGAGAATCCTGA
- a CDS encoding transposase codes for MKKRFTEEQIVKILGEQKLGKKVSDVAREYGISENTFYIWKRKYADMTSKEVARLKQLEQENENLKKLVANLSLDNMAQKEIIKKFCDPE; via the coding sequence ATGAAAAAGAGATTTACAGAAGAACAGATCGTAAAGATTCTGGGAGAACAGAAACTAGGTAAAAAGGTAAGTGACGTTGCCCGTGAATATGGAATCAGCGAAAATACTTTTTATATTTGGAAGAGAAAATACGCAGATATGACTTCCAAAGAAGTTGCCCGGTTAAAACAGCTTGAACAAGAAAATGAAAACCTAAAAAAGCTTGTAGCCAATTTATCACTGGATAATATGGCTCAAAAGGAAATCATAAAAAAGTTCTGCGACCCGGAGTAA
- a CDS encoding methyl-accepting chemotaxis protein — MNKNNGFFLGWAIFILPYVFLGSFIKYLGVLNMARIGEIHKAPLTWIWLVLIQILYVALSMQTHKSIQKWQNGDEEYKLVNKEKVTKKVVVFPKLVLYIGILQSLILPQFILLFMSKIPFDVRLHISYIGFACTVFFGLPFYVLFIQRFESFTKDIPFDSKIMSMTLTLRMNLVVFILMVSILITMRLGIDYSLASAVFLEEVQSTLGRKLFPVQLISVIMSVLNIYLLMKGIKSRISSCEKFASVLADGDFTASENYCLSRDELGALNDQLYKVFENNAELLKSLDNSVNQTVHSKDELVTVSNETSSSIEQIRQRIDGVSNRMDDLNSSIQETTSATGSLMTHLQDLNNDVENQSEIVESSSGAIAEISASIDSISSVAEGKISSAEALASVSREGRNKLDATVDRINKINDSVEKIKEILSLIQKIASQTNLLAMNAAIEAAHAGEAGKGFAVVADEIRKLAETSSTGSHEINENIKNIILAIQDTSEAGGDAKDSFHQIASGIDSMIDSYREIGAGLSELKEGSGLILSSVSGLKENSHRVRTSMLEMTDLTKGVDQSMQTIEGISHETSQAALDMRSGAENVDTISKQMQDQTHILHDASLSIVTGLGKFKY; from the coding sequence ATGAATAAAAATAATGGTTTTTTTCTTGGATGGGCTATTTTCATTCTTCCCTATGTTTTTTTAGGGAGTTTTATCAAGTACTTGGGTGTTTTAAATATGGCTCGGATCGGAGAGATTCATAAAGCTCCCTTGACCTGGATCTGGTTAGTATTAATCCAAATTTTATATGTTGCTCTTTCAATGCAAACCCATAAAAGCATACAGAAGTGGCAGAATGGAGATGAGGAATATAAGCTCGTCAATAAAGAGAAAGTTACAAAGAAGGTTGTTGTCTTTCCTAAGCTGGTTCTCTATATAGGAATTCTTCAGAGCCTGATACTTCCCCAGTTTATACTATTGTTCATGAGTAAAATCCCTTTTGATGTGAGACTACATATCTCATATATTGGTTTTGCCTGTACTGTATTTTTTGGTCTGCCTTTCTATGTTCTATTTATCCAACGTTTTGAGAGTTTTACAAAAGATATTCCATTTGACAGTAAAATCATGTCTATGACACTCACATTAAGGATGAATCTTGTCGTCTTCATTTTAATGGTTTCCATATTAATCACAATGCGCTTGGGTATTGATTACAGTCTGGCTTCAGCTGTTTTCCTGGAAGAGGTACAGTCCACTTTGGGAAGAAAACTGTTCCCTGTACAGCTTATCAGTGTCATTATGAGTGTCTTGAACATATACCTGCTTATGAAGGGGATAAAAAGCCGTATTAGTAGTTGTGAAAAATTTGCCAGTGTTTTGGCCGATGGAGATTTCACTGCATCTGAAAACTACTGCCTCTCTCGGGATGAGCTGGGGGCCCTGAATGACCAGCTTTATAAGGTGTTTGAAAACAATGCAGAACTCTTAAAGAGCCTGGATAACTCAGTAAACCAAACAGTACATTCAAAGGACGAACTGGTAACCGTCTCGAATGAAACCTCTTCTTCTATTGAACAAATCCGACAACGGATAGATGGTGTTTCTAACCGTATGGATGATCTGAATAGTAGTATTCAGGAAACCACTTCGGCAACAGGTTCTCTCATGACCCACCTTCAGGATCTAAATAATGATGTAGAAAACCAAAGCGAAATTGTGGAGAGTTCTTCAGGAGCCATAGCTGAAATAAGTGCATCAATAGACAGCATCAGTTCTGTCGCTGAAGGGAAGATCAGTTCCGCAGAAGCATTGGCTTCTGTTTCAAGAGAGGGCCGGAATAAGCTGGATGCCACAGTCGATCGTATCAATAAGATCAACGACAGTGTTGAGAAAATTAAAGAGATACTTTCTCTTATACAAAAGATTGCTTCACAGACAAATCTTCTTGCAATGAATGCCGCCATCGAAGCTGCTCATGCGGGAGAGGCGGGTAAAGGGTTTGCCGTTGTTGCCGATGAAATTAGGAAACTGGCGGAGACTTCATCTACGGGTTCCCATGAAATTAATGAGAATATCAAGAACATCATCCTGGCTATTCAAGACACATCTGAAGCGGGAGGGGATGCCAAAGACAGCTTCCATCAAATCGCAAGCGGGATTGATTCCATGATTGATTCTTATCGTGAGATTGGGGCTGGACTTTCTGAGCTGAAAGAAGGTAGTGGGCTCATTCTCTCCTCAGTAAGCGGTTTGAAAGAGAACAGCCATAGGGTCAGAACCAGTATGCTTGAAATGACTGACCTCACAAAAGGTGTTGATCAATCTATGCAAACTATTGAGGGGATTTCACATGAAACCAGTCAGGCGGCTCTTGATATGCGTTCTGGTGCAGAAAATGTGGATACCATAAGCAAACAGATGCAGGATCAAACCCATATTCTTCATGACGCCTCACTGAGTATCGTCACAGGGTTGGGGAAGTTTAAATACTGA
- a CDS encoding IS3 family transposase — protein sequence MKYFGLSIRRACRLVQIPRSTYLYDLKPNDDGEIIKEIYKILKNNSKYGCGMIHLKLRQNSIAINHKRTERIYNELGLQLKSRKRRKKISSENREPAIIPKTPGKLWAIDFVSDSVGNHKKLKVLTVIDPTTNRSPIIHAGFSINGRHVSEILDRAGEKHGYPETLQCDNGPEFRSKELDKWCYEKGIKISFSRPGKPTDNCYIESFNGTFRNECLNSHYFESITDAREKIEDWWSEYNYERPQKRLKGMTPIEFESKLKKLKTKSVVG from the coding sequence GTGAAATACTTCGGGTTATCAATAAGAAGAGCATGTCGTTTAGTTCAAATTCCTCGATCTACTTATCTTTATGATTTAAAACCTAATGATGATGGTGAGATTATCAAAGAGATATATAAGATCCTTAAAAACAACTCTAAATATGGCTGTGGAATGATCCATCTAAAACTTCGACAGAATAGTATCGCTATTAATCATAAGCGCACTGAGAGGATCTACAACGAACTAGGGCTGCAATTAAAGAGTAGGAAACGTAGGAAAAAGATTTCATCTGAGAATAGAGAGCCTGCGATCATTCCAAAAACACCAGGTAAACTATGGGCAATTGATTTTGTAAGTGATTCTGTTGGAAATCATAAGAAACTAAAAGTCTTAACAGTCATTGATCCAACAACGAATAGATCACCAATTATCCATGCTGGTTTTTCCATCAATGGAAGGCATGTTTCTGAAATACTGGATCGTGCAGGAGAAAAACATGGCTACCCTGAAACTTTACAATGTGATAATGGACCTGAGTTTAGAAGTAAAGAGTTGGACAAATGGTGCTATGAAAAGGGAATAAAAATCAGCTTTTCACGACCTGGAAAACCAACGGATAATTGCTACATTGAAAGTTTTAATGGGACATTTAGAAATGAATGCTTAAATTCCCATTATTTTGAATCTATTACTGATGCAAGAGAAAAGATCGAAGATTGGTGGTCTGAATATAACTATGAAAGACCACAAAAACGGTTGAAAGGAATGACACCAATAGAATTTGAGAGTAAGCTAAAGAAGCTGAAAACTAAATCTGTTGTTGGGTGA